From the genome of Sporomusa sphaeroides DSM 2875:
ATTCCATGCAAACTGCGTTTTTTTGCTGTATAGTGACTTTATGGGTTTTCATTGGCATATAGTGTTCAACTCCTTATTAACAGAAACTAAATTTTTTCTGTTCCGGGCTGGCGGTAAGAGGATTTACATCGCCTTCTTTGGGAACGATGCAGATAATCACAAGCTGCTCAGTCTCAGAAGTATTCCAGAAGGTGTGAGGGATGTTACCAGGCACGAACATATAGGAACCACCGGCAATATCGTACTCGGTGTCGCCAATGACAAATTTCCCTTTGCCGCCAACGCACAAAGCCTGGTGTTCCCAAGGATGCTGGTTTTCCGGTGCCACAGAACCGGGAGCTAATTTGAAGCAGCGCATGACATGGGTATCCCAAAATCGGCCTGGCCCAAAAATAATGCGCTTTTCAGCTCCTTTAATAAATTCGGAACAGTCGATTAACGGCAATTCATCAATTTTACCAACATACTTAACATTTTCCATACATAAAACCTCCATTTTTTAAGCAAATGCAAGCCTTTCTAAAGGCAGATTTTTATCAATGCCTTTACTATATAACTGCATAGTCTTGCGTTTGACTTTTATTATGTATTCAATATATAATCTAGATGATTCTTTTACAAGTACGCACATTTTTGTGACTGGATACGCACTTTTTGGTAACTGGCTAGCGTTAATTTTTTATCTGGGGGGAATTAGCATGACTCCTGAAAGTTGTCCCATCAAAACCACCTTGTCCATGATTAGCGGAAAATGGAAGCTTACCATCATTAAGGAACTGCTCACCTACGAAAGTATACGGTTTGGTGAACTTATGCGCGCCATCCCCAATATCTCCCATAAAGTCTTGACAGATCAGCTGCGGGAGCTTGAGGACGATGGACTTGTTGTGCGAATCGACTATCAGGAAAATCCCCCCAGAGTGGAATACTCGCTGACAAAACTGGGGGTCGGCATGGTTAACATTATGAAAGAAATCCGCCGTTGGGGATTGTTCCATCTGCTGAATAATAAGAAAAATCCTGTTCGTTGCTTAAAATGCGAACAGTGCCAGAACAATCCCTACGGATGCTAATTATAAAAAACAAAACAGACGATTCTACTTTTTGAATCGTCTGTTTTGTTTTTATTACAGATATACCACTATTATCAAAAACTGCATTCCTGGTGAGTGGGCCTAGCAGTAGTAAATGGATTTACGTCTCCACCTTTGGGAACAATGCAAATAATAACAAGCGGTTCTTTATCCGAAGTATTCCAGAAAATATGAGAGATGTTGCCGGGAACATGCATCCAGTAACCATTGGCAATATCATACTCGGTGTTCCCAACTATAAATTTTCCTTCTCCGCCGATGCACAGAGCATAGTGCTCCCAAGGGTGCTGGTTGGGTGGTGCCACAGAATAGGGCTCTAATGTAAAGCAACGCATAACATAGGCATCCCCAAATCGATCCGGGCCAAAAACGATACGCTTTTCAGCCCCTAAGATGAAATCAGAGCAATCGACTAGTGGGAGATCATCAATTTTGCCAACATACTTGCTATTCTTCATGAATAAGCCCCCTGAAATTGCTGTTTTTTTCTGCAAAAGCTTGAGATATCTGGATCTTTTTCATACTCAAGCGTTTGGTACAACCTGAGATACGGCCTGCTGTCTTAACGCTATCGCCAGTTGCGCCGGACAAGATGTATTTTTCCCTCCACATTTTATCCCTTCGAGTCTATTAATAACCTCCTCCACTTTCATTCCTTCAACCAAACTGCCGATACCTTGTAGATTGCCATTACAACCACCTAAAAAAGACACTTTCCTAACTATATTATCCTGAATCTCAAATTGAATTTTTTTTGAACATACACCTCTAGTTTCGTACTCGAACATTATATCTCCTGCCTTATACAGATTTTATAAGTTTAGTCCATTGTTCTATTTTGTTAATGGAAACTTTAACTTTAAATATACCTTAACCTTACAATGGTGTAAATATTAATAAATTGATTAGTTACTATGAAAAAACATAGCATAAAATTTCGGCTTATATAAGATTTCCCAGTATATTGACACTATCATTTTCCGTTGCTATAGTTACTATAAAATATAAGGTACGGTGATTTACTATGAAATATGAACCCAAACTAGAAAAAACATTTATGTGTCCTCTCGAATATGGACTTGATATCTTTGGCGGCAAATGGAAATCAAGAATAATCTGTGTTCTGTCTGCCCACAGCGTTATGCGTTACAATGAACTTAGAAAAGAGCTTGCCAATATAACTGACGCTGTGCTCGCTGCTATGTTAAAGGAGCTTATTGCAGATGAAATTATTAGCCGCAAACAGTATAATGAAATACCGCCAAAGGTCGAATATTCTTTGACTAAAAAAGGACAGTCTGTATTACCCATTCTTCAGAGCATTTGCCTTTGGTCACGACAACAGACCAAAGACCAATTAAGCAAAAAGCTCCCGCCTTGTAAAACATGTGATCAGCTATTATAACGCCATTACTATTAAAATTATTAGATACTTATAAATTTACTAACATATTTGCTACTCCAACTTGCCTTGTTATACTTTGATTGTGGTTAACTTATCAACAAAGTACGTGGAGGTAATGACATGAGTGTAAAAGCATATTTGGAAATTACGATGGTCATTGAGAGTGCCAAACGGCCAGCAGCAGCAAAGGTTTATACCGATTACCGGCAACCTTTCCTAAACCAAATCAAAGGAGCCCAGACTAAAGAGCTGCTTGTCCGTGACGAAGATGTACAAGTTCTTCATGGCTTTGATAGCGTTGAAAATGCAAAAGCCTATCTTGACACTGAAATGTTCAAAAATGATGTCTTTGTCGGATTAAAACCACTCTGGAGCGCCGCCCCTGATGTAAAAATTTATACTGTCGCTTAAAGCACATACCGTAACAAAAACATTTGTTGTAACAGTTGAATATCGGCAATGTACAAGATCATAATGCCAAAAAGGACACTGTCGTGAACGTTTTTATAAAATGTTCACGACAGCTCCTTTTTTTGTTTATTTTTTATTTTTTTAGTTAAAACTGTAATATTGTTAGCTGTAGCCATGACGATGTGTTTGTTTTTCCTGTTTTTTTTCATAATTTTCCATGTTATAATTTGTTATATAAAGTAAATTCAAAATAAAAAGGAGATTGATTACATCATGAAAATCAGCGGCAGAAACAAATTAGAGGCAACAGTAAAAGAAGTGGTTAAAGGTTCTGTGATGGCAAAGGTTGTTATGGATTATAAAGGCACCGAACTGGTAGCCGCTATAACTGTCGATTCGGTAGAAGATTTGAAGCTGGCTCCTGGAGATAAGGTTACTGCGCTGGTAAAAGCTACTGAAATGATGGTGCTTAAATAATCATTTCCCCTAAAAACAAGAGGTCAGCTTTCCCTGTCACTAGGGAAAAGCTGACCTCTTGTTTTAGCGGTTTTCCACTTTATCTTTACTGCAGCATTTTAAACAACCTGTAAACCAGTAAGGGGACAGGCGCTTTTCTTACCACCAGCCGCATACCTAGCGAAATAAGAAATAACCCTCCCAAAATATGCACAATCCAAAAACCGGTGCGGGGAAACGCAAGTGTGGATTCACCCATTAAGTTGTTTTGATGGCAAAGCATAGCTATCGACCTCCTTTGCACTAGTATTTCCCGCACCGATGTGTTCAAACAATGGTAAAATCTTATATTAACTATCCTGACATCTTCTGATTACCCCGCAGGCCAGCCGTCGTCCAGAATTACCTGACGGCTGGGTTCGATAATCATCAGGACTTTCATGAATAATAACCGCCTTGCCAATAACTTCGGCAACGGTAAATTTATCGGTAAAAAAAGACATATAGGCAAATCCCTTGTTTGAAAAAAGTACAGGAAAATCACCGGCATGGTTGCCATGCGGCTGATTACCAGGATTCCAGTGTCCGCCGGCTGCCATAAAAGGATCATCCGGATCTCCCACTTTGCAAGTTCCCCGTTCATGAAGATGAAAACCATGAGGTCCGACCGGCTGTTTTCCGTTACTTGCCGGCTGATAGCGGGGTAAGCCCCAAACCTCAACAGTGACCTTGGTACCGCCTCGTACACTGCGGAAAGTTACCTCTCCTTTAATTTCAGGCGCAAGCGGCCCTCCCCGAAGATAAGCAATCGCTAAATTGTCAGCCATTTTCTCACCTCATCTACATTTCTCAAAAGTATATTATATTTTATGTAATAAGAGGTGACCTGGTGAAAAAAAAAAGATTGCTGCGCTAACGCGAAGCAATCTTGCTTTTGGTTTTAGGTGTTACTTTTCAACCACTGCCATGGCCTGAGCCATTTTAGCAGCCATGCCGGTAATTTTGGCAGACGGTACAGCGCATACGGCTACGCGAACACCTTTAGCCAGTGGTACGGCAAAAATGTGATCCTCATGCAATTTATCACATACCGCTTCAGGATTATTGGAAGGAATAGTCAGGAAGAAACCTGCGATATAGGGCAGCATATGAAGGTTAGCGGCTTTAGCCTCACGGACAAAAATTTCCGAACGTTCACGAATCATTGCATAATATTCGCTGCGCTCTTTCTCCACCTGAGCTAGAATGGCCTTATCATTGTAAATAGTGGATAACAGGCGCATGCAGCCGCGGTTGATATTAGACCAGGTCGCCCGGCTGGTGAATTGGTTAATATCAGCAAATTCCTTGATTACATCTTTGCTTTGAGAAATGCCAATCATGGCTCCGGTACGCTGACCATACATCGTATAGCCTTTAGACATGCTGAAGGCTAAAATAACGAGAATATTATCAGGAAGGTTACTGAATTTTTTCATGAAGGCACGGCATTCGTTTTTTTCACCCGCATAGTCAAGATATGCAATATCCACCAAAAGGACAAGCCGTTTTGATTGATCTTTTGCTGCCGCCTTGGCTACCTCCAATACGCCGTCCCATTCGTTATCTGCCAAACTGTAACCGGTCGGATTATGAGCCGGAGTATTGATTATGGTCACCAAATTGTTTTGTTTGGCTAAGAGTTCGGTAACTTTGCTTTCAAATGACTTAATATTAAAGTTTTGGTTCTCGTCAAACAGGGTGTATGTATCCAGCTTGCGCAGCGCATCTTCACACAATACTTTGTAGGGGCCCCAATACCAGTCAGAAGTAAGCAAAGTATCACCAAGCTCGGTATAGTTGGCAATTGTATGATGAAGTACGCCCGAACCGCCGGAAGTGGCTACCGCCTCGGTGTAAGCATCAGGACGGTTATCGGCAAAGGCTAACGCTGTTGCTGCATCCAAAAACTCAGGCAGGCCGGCAATAGGCGCATAGTTGATTACTTCAGTTATTGGCAGGCTACGGTATACTTTTTCCACAGTAGGCAGACAAACCAATGCCTCATTGTCATCTAAAATTGCACCAATGGTGGCATTTACCACCATTGCTTTGCCATATTGGGCAACATCCTTATTAGCGGCAGCGGCCGCTCCGAAAATTTTGTCTGTAGCAAATTTACCTCTCGCATGTGTTGCGGCAATACTTACTGTCATATTATCTCCCCCTATATATACTTTGTTTTTAAATTATCCTCTGTTTTTTATTGTTTAGCTGCAGTCTCACGGATACATTTTATGAAGCATGCGCGGGAAAGGTATCGTCTCGCGTATGTGCTCCAAACCACACAGCCAAGCCACCGTGCGTTCAAGCCCCAAACCAAAGCCGGAATGTGGCACAGTGCCAAACCGGCGCAAGTCCAAATACCACTCAAACGCAGCTTGGGGCAGTTTGTGCTCCGCAATACGCTGCTCCAATAATGCCAAATCATCAATGCGCTGGCCGCCGCCAATAATTTCTCCATAGCCCTCAGGGGCCAGGAGATCGGCGCCTAAAACCACTTGGTGATTATCAGGATCGGGTTTCATATAGAAAGCTTTAATTGCTGCCGGATAACGATGTACAAATACCGGTGCGTTAAAGTGGTTGGAAATAATGGTCTCATGCGGTGCACCAAAATCATCGCCCCAGGTAAACTCTTCACCCGCCTGCTTTAACAGCTCCACAGCCTCAGTGTAGCTAATGCGCGGGAACGGCGGTTTGATAGCTTTCAGCTTTTCTATATCGCGTTCTAAGGTTTTCAGCTCATTTTGACATTTGTTAAGGACACGCTGGACAACATAACAAATCATTTCTTCCTGGAGCTCTATGTTGGCATCCAGGTCGAAATAAGCCATTTCTGCCTCAATCATCCAAAACTCCAGCAAATGCCGGCGAGTTTTGGATTTTTCCGCCCGGAAAGTGGGACCAAAACAATATATGCGTCCCAAAGCCATGGCGTTTGCTTCATTATAAAGCTGACCGCTTTGTGATAAATAGCCTTTTTCACCATGATAGTCAATCTCAAACAAGTTGGTCGTGCCTTCACAAGCCGCCGGCGTAATAATCGGCGCGTCGGCCAGGACAAAGTCACGCTCATAAAAAAAGTTTCTCAGTGCATGTTCAATTTCTGAGCGGATACGTAATACGGCAGCCTGGCGTGGCGTACGAATCCACAAATGGCGGTGTTCAGCCAGAAAATCCACGCCATGCTCTTTATGGGTAATAGGATAGTCCTCAGCAATGCTGACTATCTCCAGACCGGTGACTTGCATTTCGTAACCGCCCACCGAACGCGGCTCCTCGCGGATAATTCCCGTTAATTTGACAGCACTTTCCTGAGTAAGTTTTTTGGCTTCGCCAAAAAGCGTTTCACCCACTTCCTGCTTAACGGCAACTCCCTGCATCAGTCCAGAACCATCCCGGAGAATAATAAAAGTAATTTTTCCGGAAGAGCGCTGATTGTACACCCAGCCCTGCACAGTTACTTGTTCACCGACATGGCTGGATAAATGTTTTATTAATGCCGTTTTCACACAATGCACTCCTTCTTCAAATAGGCCCAAATAAAATTCAAAACGTACGGATTTAAACCTATTATATACTTATTCTGGTTATACCATTATATTTCCTGTTTAAAATTTGGCAAAAAAGAGTTTTTTTATAAAGAAAACACGGCTTACACCGAGCCTTTGGCGGGCCGAATTGCTATGCCATCCAGGCGCGTCGCAGCGGAAGTCGCTGTTGCCTTTATCCTGCTTTTAAGAAAGGTATGCTTTCTGTTAGGAAGAGAAAAAGCAGGCTTATGCCTGCTTAAGGTTTTTGGTTGACGTCATGTGCAGCTGTGGCAGTCCCATTAGTAGCCTGTACACTTCCTTGTCCAAATTGAGTTTCGCGGCTTTGAATCATCTTGCGAACCATATGTCCCCCTACCCGGCCGTTATCGGCCGAAGTCAGAGCGCCTTTGTAGGTGTTTTTGTAG
Proteins encoded in this window:
- a CDS encoding cupin domain-containing protein, with translation MENVKYVGKIDELPLIDCSEFIKGAEKRIIFGPGRFWDTHVMRCFKLAPGSVAPENQHPWEHQALCVGGKGKFVIGDTEYDIAGGSYMFVPGNIPHTFWNTSETEQLVIICIVPKEGDVNPLTASPEQKKFSFC
- a CDS encoding winged helix-turn-helix transcriptional regulator, coding for MTPESCPIKTTLSMISGKWKLTIIKELLTYESIRFGELMRAIPNISHKVLTDQLRELEDDGLVVRIDYQENPPRVEYSLTKLGVGMVNIMKEIRRWGLFHLLNNKKNPVRCLKCEQCQNNPYGC
- a CDS encoding cupin domain-containing protein; amino-acid sequence: MKNSKYVGKIDDLPLVDCSDFILGAEKRIVFGPDRFGDAYVMRCFTLEPYSVAPPNQHPWEHYALCIGGEGKFIVGNTEYDIANGYWMHVPGNISHIFWNTSDKEPLVIICIVPKGGDVNPFTTARPTHQECSF
- a CDS encoding TIGR03905 family TSCPD domain-containing protein codes for the protein MFEYETRGVCSKKIQFEIQDNIVRKVSFLGGCNGNLQGIGSLVEGMKVEEVINRLEGIKCGGKNTSCPAQLAIALRQQAVSQVVPNA
- a CDS encoding winged helix-turn-helix transcriptional regulator, with amino-acid sequence MKYEPKLEKTFMCPLEYGLDIFGGKWKSRIICVLSAHSVMRYNELRKELANITDAVLAAMLKELIADEIISRKQYNEIPPKVEYSLTKKGQSVLPILQSICLWSRQQTKDQLSKKLPPCKTCDQLL
- a CDS encoding TOBE domain-containing protein, which produces MKISGRNKLEATVKEVVKGSVMAKVVMDYKGTELVAAITVDSVEDLKLAPGDKVTALVKATEMMVLK
- a CDS encoding superoxide dismutase family protein translates to MADNLAIAYLRGGPLAPEIKGEVTFRSVRGGTKVTVEVWGLPRYQPASNGKQPVGPHGFHLHERGTCKVGDPDDPFMAAGGHWNPGNQPHGNHAGDFPVLFSNKGFAYMSFFTDKFTVAEVIGKAVIIHESPDDYRTQPSGNSGRRLACGVIRRCQDS
- a CDS encoding pyridoxal phosphate-dependent aminotransferase; the protein is MTVSIAATHARGKFATDKIFGAAAAANKDVAQYGKAMVVNATIGAILDDNEALVCLPTVEKVYRSLPITEVINYAPIAGLPEFLDAATALAFADNRPDAYTEAVATSGGSGVLHHTIANYTELGDTLLTSDWYWGPYKVLCEDALRKLDTYTLFDENQNFNIKSFESKVTELLAKQNNLVTIINTPAHNPTGYSLADNEWDGVLEVAKAAAKDQSKRLVLLVDIAYLDYAGEKNECRAFMKKFSNLPDNILVILAFSMSKGYTMYGQRTGAMIGISQSKDVIKEFADINQFTSRATWSNINRGCMRLLSTIYNDKAILAQVEKERSEYYAMIRERSEIFVREAKAANLHMLPYIAGFFLTIPSNNPEAVCDKLHEDHIFAVPLAKGVRVAVCAVPSAKITGMAAKMAQAMAVVEK
- the asnS gene encoding asparagine--tRNA ligase; its protein translation is MKTALIKHLSSHVGEQVTVQGWVYNQRSSGKITFIILRDGSGLMQGVAVKQEVGETLFGEAKKLTQESAVKLTGIIREEPRSVGGYEMQVTGLEIVSIAEDYPITHKEHGVDFLAEHRHLWIRTPRQAAVLRIRSEIEHALRNFFYERDFVLADAPIITPAACEGTTNLFEIDYHGEKGYLSQSGQLYNEANAMALGRIYCFGPTFRAEKSKTRRHLLEFWMIEAEMAYFDLDANIELQEEMICYVVQRVLNKCQNELKTLERDIEKLKAIKPPFPRISYTEAVELLKQAGEEFTWGDDFGAPHETIISNHFNAPVFVHRYPAAIKAFYMKPDPDNHQVVLGADLLAPEGYGEIIGGGQRIDDLALLEQRIAEHKLPQAAFEWYLDLRRFGTVPHSGFGLGLERTVAWLCGLEHIRETIPFPRMLHKMYP
- a CDS encoding alpha/beta-type small acid-soluble spore protein, which codes for MSRTRKPVNPAAQNGLDRLKEETAAELGLKDYKNTYKGALTSADNGRVGGHMVRKMIQSRETQFGQGSVQATNGTATAAHDVNQKP